From the Roseibium salinum genome, one window contains:
- a CDS encoding amino acid ABC transporter permease, producing MANSNMFQFRTEEAPTLSAPVSTRGIIGWMRQNLFSSVGNTILTIIGILLAYSIFAPLIQFALIDAVWTGQNREACLPQEGGHSGACWAYVKAYFPQFIYGRYPAEEIWRVNLVYFLFAALLIPLATPTIPFKRLNTILFFGVFPFVALVLLTGGDFDIGFWAWSLVGAIALIGILLAAFQMLAGGRGLSDVTPVLTAFVGTAVVIAAILLFVSVDFGLVVVETAVWGGLLVTLVIAVTGIVASLPLGIALALGRRSQMPIIRMFSIVFIEFWRGVPLITVLFMSSVMLPLFLPEGVTFDKLLRVLIGVTLFSAAYMAEVVRGGLQAIPKGQYEGAMALGLRFWQMMYLVILPQALKMVIPGIVNTFIGLFKDTTLVLIVGMFDLLGQIQSSFTDPTWSSPSQGHTGYLFAAMVFFCFCFGMSRYSMFMEKKLHTGHKR from the coding sequence ATGGCAAACAGTAACATGTTCCAATTCAGAACCGAGGAGGCGCCGACGTTGTCGGCGCCGGTCTCGACCAGAGGCATTATCGGCTGGATGCGGCAGAACCTGTTCTCGTCGGTCGGCAATACCATTCTGACGATCATCGGCATCCTGCTGGCCTATTCGATCTTTGCGCCGCTCATTCAATTTGCATTGATTGACGCGGTGTGGACCGGCCAGAACCGTGAAGCGTGTCTTCCGCAGGAAGGTGGGCACAGCGGCGCCTGCTGGGCTTATGTGAAGGCCTACTTCCCCCAGTTTATCTATGGTCGGTATCCGGCTGAGGAAATCTGGCGCGTCAATCTCGTCTACTTCCTGTTCGCGGCGCTGCTGATCCCGCTGGCCACTCCGACGATTCCGTTCAAGCGGCTCAACACAATCCTGTTTTTCGGCGTGTTTCCGTTCGTCGCGCTTGTCCTGCTGACCGGCGGCGACTTCGACATCGGTTTCTGGGCGTGGTCGCTTGTCGGCGCAATCGCGCTGATCGGCATCTTGCTGGCTGCCTTCCAGATGCTTGCCGGCGGACGCGGATTGTCCGACGTCACACCTGTCCTGACAGCTTTTGTGGGAACCGCGGTCGTTATCGCCGCGATACTCCTGTTCGTGTCGGTCGACTTCGGTCTCGTCGTCGTCGAAACGGCTGTCTGGGGCGGCCTGCTGGTTACCCTGGTCATCGCGGTTACCGGTATTGTGGCTTCCCTCCCGCTCGGCATCGCGCTGGCGCTGGGGCGCCGGTCACAGATGCCGATTATCAGAATGTTCTCGATCGTGTTCATCGAGTTCTGGCGCGGAGTGCCGTTGATCACCGTTCTGTTCATGTCGTCCGTGATGCTGCCGCTGTTCTTGCCGGAGGGGGTCACGTTCGACAAGCTGCTGCGCGTGCTTATCGGTGTGACGCTGTTCTCCGCCGCCTATATGGCGGAAGTGGTCCGGGGCGGTCTGCAGGCTATTCCGAAGGGGCAATATGAAGGGGCAATGGCGCTCGGCCTGCGCTTCTGGCAGATGATGTATCTCGTCATTCTGCCGCAGGCGCTGAAGATGGTGATCCCGGGGATCGTGAACACCTTCATCGGCCTGTTCAAGGATACGACCCTGGTCTTGATCGTCGGCATGTTCGATCTTCTCGGCCAGATCCAGTCCTCCTTTACGGACCCGACCTGGTCGTCGCCAAGTCAGGGACACACGGGGTATCTGTTTGCAGCCATGGTGTTCTTCTGCTTCTGCTTCGGCATGTCGCGATACTCCATGTTCATGGAGAAGAAGCTGCACACAGGACACAAGCGATAG
- a CDS encoding amino acid ABC transporter permease: MSVMEQDSAGVPARASLFNDPKVRGIFYQLLLVVVLGLLGYFIVSNTITNLERQNIASGWGFLSNTAGFGTNQSLVPYSETSSYGRAIYVGFLNTLLVAGVGIFCATVIGFVVGIARLSNNWVINRLAYCYVELVRNIPLLLQIFFWYFAVLRSIPSKREKWSFFDTFHLNIGGLRVPKPIWEPGSQWIGYALIIGFIASFLISRWARKRQEATGQQFPTLATVLGLIIGLPLIAYFIAGMPVSLEHPNFVESGPILLQGFELNVGINVIPEFLALTAALAIYTASFIAEIVRAGIQAVSHGQTEAAHALGLRNGQTLRLVVIPQAMRVIIPPLTSQYLNLTKNSSLAVAIAYPDLVSMGGTVLNQTGQAIEIIGIWMMVYLSLSLITSAFMNWYNQRMALVER, encoded by the coding sequence ATGTCAGTAATGGAGCAGGACTCGGCGGGGGTGCCGGCACGTGCTTCGCTGTTCAACGATCCCAAGGTCCGCGGCATCTTCTACCAGTTGCTACTGGTTGTCGTGTTGGGTTTACTTGGATATTTCATCGTTTCGAACACGATCACCAATCTGGAGCGGCAAAACATTGCGTCCGGTTGGGGTTTTCTTTCAAATACGGCAGGGTTCGGAACCAACCAGTCTTTGGTTCCCTATTCCGAAACGTCGAGCTATGGCAGGGCGATCTACGTCGGGTTCCTGAACACCCTTCTGGTCGCCGGCGTTGGCATCTTCTGTGCCACAGTGATCGGGTTTGTCGTCGGTATCGCCCGGCTTTCCAATAACTGGGTCATCAACCGGCTGGCGTATTGCTATGTCGAGCTGGTCCGCAACATTCCGCTGTTGCTGCAGATATTCTTCTGGTATTTCGCGGTGTTGCGTTCGATCCCGAGCAAACGCGAAAAGTGGTCCTTCTTCGACACGTTTCACCTGAATATCGGCGGATTGCGGGTTCCGAAACCGATCTGGGAACCGGGGTCCCAGTGGATCGGCTATGCGCTGATCATCGGGTTCATCGCCTCCTTCCTCATCTCCCGGTGGGCACGCAAACGCCAGGAAGCGACAGGTCAGCAATTTCCGACCTTGGCGACAGTATTGGGGCTCATCATCGGTCTGCCGCTGATCGCCTATTTCATCGCCGGAATGCCGGTCAGCCTGGAACATCCGAATTTCGTGGAAAGTGGGCCCATCCTGCTCCAGGGATTCGAATTGAACGTGGGGATCAATGTCATCCCTGAGTTCCTCGCGCTCACTGCGGCGCTGGCAATCTACACGGCATCCTTCATCGCCGAGATCGTTCGTGCAGGCATCCAGGCAGTCAGTCACGGCCAGACCGAAGCAGCGCACGCTCTTGGCCTGCGCAACGGACAGACGCTGCGTCTGGTGGTCATTCCGCAGGCAATGCGCGTGATCATCCCGCCGCTCACCAGCCAATATCTGAACCTGACCAAGAACTCGTCCCTGGCGGTGGCCATTGCCTACCCGGATCTTGTGTCCATGGGCGGCACGGTATTGAACCAGACCGGTCAGGCAATCGAAATCATCGGCATTTGGATGATGGTCTATCTGTCGCTCAGCCTGATCACTTCCGCCTTCATGAACTGGTACAACCAGCGCATGGCGCTCGTGGAACGGTAA